AAAGGCGACGACGGGCGCGGGCAGGAAGGGCTCCAGTTCGGCCTTGACTCCCACCGGCCCCGACCCCGGACCGCCTCCCCCGTGGGGGGTGCCGAAGGTTTTGTGGAGGTTCAGGTGCAGGACGTCAAAACCCATGTCGCCGGGGCGCGCCTTGCCCATGATGGCGTTCAGGTTCGCCCCGTCGTAGTAGACCAGCCCCCCGGCCCGGTGGACGGCCTCGGTGAGTTCCAGAATGTGTTTTTCGAAGATGCCCAGCGTGTTGGGGTTCGTCAGCATGAGGGCCGCCACGGTGTCGTCCAGGAGGAGTTTCAGGGAATCCAGGTCCACCATGCCCTCCTCGTCGGAGGCCACCTCCACGGTTTCGAACCCCGTGACGGTGGCGGACGCCGGGTTGGTGCCGTGGGCCGAATCGGGCACGATGACCTTGGTCCTCTTGCCTTCGCCGCGGCTTTCGTGCCACGCCTTGATCAGCATCAGCCCCGTCTGTTCCCCATGGGCGCCCGCCGCGGGCTGGAGCGTGACGGCGTCCATGCCGGTGATCTCGGCCAGCATGCCGCTCAGGTCGAACAGGAGCTTCAACGCCCCCTGGGCCGTCTCTTCCGGCTGGAGGGGGTGGACCCGGGCGAAGCCCGGCATCCTCGCTGCGACCTCGTTCACCTTGGGGTTGTACTTCATGGTGCATGACCCGAGGGGATAGAACCCCTCGTCGACGGAGTAGTTCAGTTTCGACAGCCTTGTAAAGTGGCGGACGACGT
The genomic region above belongs to Thermovirga sp. and contains:
- a CDS encoding aminomethyl-transferring glycine dehydrogenase subunit GcvPB; the protein is FESSRPGRKGYALPELDVPAVDCGAVLGKSCREKAPRLPEMAEVDVVRHFTRLSKLNYSVDEGFYPLGSCTMKYNPKVNEVAARMPGFARVHPLQPEETAQGALKLLFDLSGMLAEITGMDAVTLQPAAGAHGEQTGLMLIKAWHESRGEGKRTKVIVPDSAHGTNPASATVTGFETVEVASDEEGMVDLDSLKLLLDDTVAALMLTNPNTLGIFEKHILELTEAVHRAGGLVYYDGANLNAIMGKARPGDMGFDVLHLNLHKTFGTPHGGGGPGSGPVGVKAELEPFLPAPVVAFKGGRYTLIGKDERPKSIGRVRSFYGNFGVLVKAYAYIRALGPEGLKDASEMSVLNANYLAKKLGGLYLLAHKGHCMHEFVLNGGPLKRETGVSSLDVAKAIIEAGFHPPTIYFPLIVPEALMVEPTETESVETLDRFAQAMEDIVAKARSEGPEAFHGLPTTTPISRPDETMAARNPILRWQFEE